In Amycolatopsis coloradensis, one genomic interval encodes:
- a CDS encoding alpha/beta hydrolase, whose product MRPQNGLRTGLAAALTSAFVRPIANAIPANRVGVAFSRAFIASSLWLASPPLKGSRVEPGIRGEWVRAPEVTEDNAVVLYLHGSGYALCSPRTHRGLTTRVSAGTGLPVFACEYRLAPGHRFPSAADDVRAAYDRLLGQGYRRILVAGDSAGGHLAVDLAAQLIRERKDPPAALALFSPLFDLTFSLAAQRERMSPDPMISAAAAARLVGLYTVDADLASTRLRFAFDDIKGFPPTIIQAGGLEMLAADAIELARALRRAGADCELEVVPGQMHVFQALTRFIPEAAPAMERACRFLTGNLPAIVRAA is encoded by the coding sequence ATGCGACCGCAGAATGGCCTGCGAACCGGTCTGGCCGCCGCGCTGACGTCCGCTTTCGTGCGGCCGATCGCCAACGCGATCCCGGCCAACCGGGTGGGCGTCGCCTTCTCCCGCGCCTTCATCGCGAGCAGCCTGTGGCTGGCCTCGCCGCCGTTGAAGGGGAGCCGCGTCGAGCCGGGCATCCGCGGCGAGTGGGTCCGCGCGCCCGAGGTGACCGAAGACAACGCCGTGGTCCTCTACCTCCACGGCAGCGGTTACGCGCTCTGCTCGCCGCGCACCCATCGCGGGCTGACCACACGGGTCTCCGCCGGCACCGGGCTGCCGGTCTTCGCCTGCGAATACCGCCTCGCGCCCGGACATCGTTTCCCGAGCGCCGCCGACGACGTCCGCGCGGCCTACGACCGGCTTCTCGGCCAGGGATACCGGCGGATACTTGTCGCGGGTGACTCCGCGGGCGGGCATCTCGCGGTCGACCTCGCCGCGCAGCTGATCCGGGAACGAAAAGACCCGCCTGCCGCGCTGGCCCTCTTCTCGCCGCTGTTCGACCTGACGTTCTCGTTGGCGGCCCAAAGAGAGCGCATGAGCCCGGACCCGATGATCTCCGCCGCCGCGGCCGCGCGGCTGGTCGGTCTGTACACAGTGGACGCCGACCTCGCTTCGACGCGATTGAGATTCGCCTTCGACGACATCAAGGGTTTCCCGCCGACGATCATTCAGGCGGGCGGACTCGAAATGCTCGCCGCGGACGCCATCGAGCTGGCCAGGGCCCTGCGCCGCGCGGGAGCGGACTGCGAACTCGAAGTGGTCCCCGGCCAGATGCACGTCTTCCAGGCGTTGACCCGCTTCATCCCCGAAGCGGCACCGGCGATGGAGCGGGCTTGCCGCTTCCTCACCGGCAATCTTCCGGCGATCGTGAGGGCGGCATGA
- a CDS encoding TetR/AcrR family transcriptional regulator, whose product MTASRRYSGKTADERRSERRLALLGAALDIWQEQGWAAVTMRGVCARANLTDRYFYESFANRDALLATAWEQVRDETLRMVLDAVAARIEQPALEQLRAAVDVVVHHVQEEPARAQILFGDHAGSAVLEQLRRQTVQETTGLLIELARPHLKPDVDGLEFRVNVLLGIGGFVEIMLAWRSGLLDADADTLVGHLTGVGTSLSRMFLKGDTNG is encoded by the coding sequence GTGACCGCGTCCCGCCGCTACAGCGGCAAGACCGCCGACGAACGCCGCTCCGAACGACGGCTCGCCCTCCTCGGCGCCGCCCTCGACATCTGGCAGGAACAAGGCTGGGCGGCGGTCACCATGCGCGGCGTGTGCGCGCGGGCGAACCTGACCGACCGGTACTTCTACGAGAGCTTCGCGAACCGCGACGCATTGCTCGCCACCGCTTGGGAACAGGTCCGCGACGAGACCCTGCGGATGGTCCTCGACGCCGTCGCCGCCCGCATCGAGCAACCCGCGCTGGAGCAGCTGCGTGCCGCCGTCGACGTCGTCGTGCACCACGTACAGGAAGAGCCTGCCCGCGCGCAGATCCTGTTCGGCGACCACGCGGGCAGCGCGGTGCTGGAGCAACTGCGGCGGCAGACCGTCCAGGAGACCACCGGCCTGCTGATCGAACTCGCCCGGCCGCACCTGAAGCCGGACGTGGACGGGCTGGAGTTCCGGGTCAACGTCCTGCTGGGCATCGGCGGCTTCGTCGAGATCATGCTCGCGTGGCGCTCCGGCCTGCTCGACGCGGACGCGGACACGCTCGTCGGCCACCTCACCGGAGTGGGCACTTCGCTGTCGCGGATGTTCCTCAAGGGTGACACCAACGGGTGA
- a CDS encoding ferritin-like domain-containing protein, with protein sequence MAYDFAAMLQTIKDKQWSLADIDWDAPGAETMTDELRAKMRPFMADLVWIEHVGARGFASLAKKAPTPVIQEIYRYFHAEEQKHANAELALMKRWGMLDEHGSMPEPNINVKLAIKVLDDYGDTLPLTALATLIPLLECALDGALVKFLLEEVSDPVCHQVFRHINSDESRHITADFEVLELIGAGSTTKLLTESVGSLKPQIVLGLIVVFVPLINKMRDNIVAMGLPEKKLYNAVKRFSAIGGRGEFTKRIPAYHVLKAQAAMIVDRSHVYHRLLADPMVKVTRLIPARLLGKPQSWTEEITHEPVAS encoded by the coding sequence ATGGCCTACGACTTCGCCGCGATGCTCCAGACCATCAAGGACAAGCAGTGGTCGCTGGCCGACATCGACTGGGACGCGCCCGGCGCCGAGACGATGACCGACGAACTGCGCGCCAAGATGCGGCCGTTCATGGCCGATCTCGTGTGGATCGAGCACGTCGGCGCCCGCGGGTTCGCCTCGCTGGCCAAGAAGGCGCCGACCCCGGTGATCCAGGAGATCTACCGCTACTTCCACGCGGAGGAACAGAAGCACGCCAACGCGGAACTGGCGTTGATGAAACGCTGGGGCATGCTCGACGAGCACGGTTCGATGCCCGAGCCGAACATCAACGTCAAGCTCGCCATCAAGGTCCTCGACGACTACGGCGACACGCTCCCGCTGACGGCGCTGGCCACGCTCATCCCGCTGCTGGAATGCGCGCTGGACGGCGCACTGGTGAAGTTCCTGCTGGAAGAGGTCTCCGATCCGGTTTGCCACCAGGTGTTCCGGCATATCAACTCCGACGAGTCCCGGCACATCACGGCCGATTTCGAGGTGCTGGAACTGATCGGAGCCGGCTCCACGACCAAGCTCCTCACCGAATCCGTCGGCTCGCTCAAACCCCAGATCGTCCTCGGCCTGATCGTGGTGTTCGTCCCGCTGATCAACAAGATGCGGGACAACATCGTCGCGATGGGCCTGCCGGAGAAGAAGCTGTACAACGCCGTGAAGCGGTTCTCCGCGATCGGCGGCCGCGGCGAGTTCACCAAACGCATCCCGGCGTACCACGTGCTCAAGGCGCAGGCGGCGATGATCGTCGACCGCTCGCACGTCTACCACCGGCTGCTCGCCGACCCGATGGTGAAGGTGACCCGGCTGATCCCCGCGCGGCTGCTGGGAAAGCCGCAGTCGTGGACCGAGGAGATCACCCACGAACCGGTCGCGTCATGA
- a CDS encoding SDR family NAD(P)-dependent oxidoreductase, translated as MTKRTQGAHAVVTGAGSGIGRAIAAELVRRGSRVVCADIDLEAAEETAKTLENAVAIACDVSDADEVADLASQARSWFGREPDLVVNNAGIGAGGKFVGESPLSDWRRTLGVNLWGVIHGCHTFVPAMRAAKAGGVINVASAAGFTAAPRMAAYNVSKAGVVSLSETLAAELSGTGVSVTVLCPTFVRTNIFGGELIDAEARGLAKRVSDVVGFSPERVARMTLDAHDRGRLYVVPQPDAQLLWHAKRFVPVPYTRIAGLLGRFLPAEKEK; from the coding sequence ATGACGAAACGGACCCAGGGAGCGCACGCCGTCGTCACGGGCGCGGGCAGCGGGATCGGGAGGGCGATCGCGGCCGAGCTCGTCCGTCGCGGCAGCCGGGTCGTTTGCGCCGACATCGATCTCGAAGCCGCCGAAGAAACCGCGAAAACGCTCGAGAACGCGGTCGCCATCGCCTGTGACGTGTCCGATGCGGACGAAGTCGCGGACTTGGCGAGCCAGGCACGCTCCTGGTTCGGCCGCGAGCCGGACCTCGTCGTCAACAACGCCGGGATCGGCGCGGGCGGCAAGTTCGTCGGGGAGAGCCCGCTGTCCGATTGGCGACGCACCCTCGGCGTGAACCTCTGGGGCGTGATCCACGGCTGCCACACCTTCGTCCCCGCCATGCGCGCGGCGAAGGCGGGCGGCGTCATCAATGTCGCGTCGGCCGCCGGTTTCACCGCCGCACCGAGGATGGCCGCGTACAACGTGAGCAAGGCCGGGGTCGTCAGCCTTTCCGAAACGCTGGCGGCCGAGCTGTCCGGCACCGGCGTCTCGGTCACCGTGCTGTGCCCGACCTTCGTGCGCACCAACATCTTCGGCGGCGAACTCATCGACGCCGAGGCTCGCGGGCTCGCCAAGCGGGTCTCCGACGTGGTCGGGTTCTCGCCGGAGCGCGTCGCGCGGATGACGCTCGACGCCCACGATCGCGGACGCCTGTACGTGGTGCCGCAGCCCGACGCCCAGCTTCTGTGGCACGCCAAGCGGTTCGTGCCCGTCCCGTACACGCGGATCGCCGGCCTGCTCGGCCGGTTCCTGCCCGCCGAAAAGGAGAAGTGA
- a CDS encoding dTMP kinase produces the protein MQSLPEAGTGDSAGRDASTMHRVRRVLAIKPFRRIWGVSYLCSVADWLNLLTLTGLVTKLTDNYAAQNFAFVGVVLTSLLPGLLFAPLGGLLADRFDRRKVMVLCDLGRCGFLLSIAFVGTPWWVFVGNFLVGCCSMMWIPSKDAAVPNLLRRPDQVETANQLGMVMTYGLAVITAAGANAVLTGSNTTFHFFQGDAQLGIAKVAVVITGLLYLASAIVIATRIPELSLRNVHAVEKPKVKAADEEKFGFRQMIADGARFVRTTPLVRGLMIGAFGAFAAGGAVIGSAKPYSSSLLAGDAAFNLLVLAVFLGLATGMAVAPKLARRLAHDRLFGISIVAAGLCLVVVALSPHLAVSLVAVAAVGVWAGTAFLTGVTIIGSRIEDSIRGRINAIYQSLMKIVLFGATVLVPVLISLVQPTAISVWGSTITIDGTRPVMIGGGILALLAGIFAYRQMDDRRAEPILADLRNALRRSPRRVNGLLIALEGTRAINTETQAARLAEWLRAGTRPVVLAADPALDDQRLAKLVSGASLSGARAQALAAAAVRADIVERDIQPALDAGSVVVMERFVDSPLAHLSAVAGLDSQELEGLADWATGRLRPDITILLDADPGTVMRKSASLDAQWRVQHLLTEMAAADPDRYVVVDAEGTEDEVSDRVRTAIRAVLVGRLAGLAPAEEKVEVR, from the coding sequence GTGCAGTCTTTGCCCGAAGCGGGCACGGGTGATTCGGCGGGGCGTGACGCTTCCACCATGCACCGCGTGCGGCGGGTGCTGGCGATCAAGCCGTTCCGCCGGATCTGGGGTGTCTCCTACCTGTGCAGCGTCGCGGACTGGCTGAACCTCCTGACGTTGACCGGTCTGGTCACCAAACTGACCGACAACTACGCCGCGCAGAACTTCGCGTTCGTCGGGGTCGTGCTGACCTCGCTGCTGCCGGGGCTGCTGTTCGCCCCGCTCGGCGGGCTGCTCGCCGACCGGTTCGACCGGCGCAAGGTGATGGTGCTCTGCGACCTCGGCCGGTGCGGGTTCCTGCTGTCGATCGCGTTCGTCGGCACACCGTGGTGGGTGTTCGTCGGCAACTTCCTGGTCGGCTGCTGCTCGATGATGTGGATCCCGTCGAAGGACGCGGCGGTGCCGAACCTGCTGCGCCGTCCGGACCAGGTCGAGACGGCCAACCAGCTCGGCATGGTGATGACCTACGGCCTCGCGGTGATCACCGCGGCCGGGGCGAACGCCGTGCTCACCGGTAGCAACACGACGTTCCACTTCTTCCAGGGCGACGCCCAGCTCGGCATCGCCAAGGTCGCCGTCGTCATCACCGGCCTGCTGTACCTGGCCAGCGCGATCGTGATCGCGACCCGGATCCCCGAGCTGTCGCTGCGCAACGTCCACGCGGTCGAGAAGCCCAAGGTCAAGGCCGCCGACGAGGAGAAGTTCGGCTTCCGGCAGATGATCGCCGACGGCGCCCGGTTCGTGCGGACGACGCCGCTGGTTCGCGGGCTGATGATCGGTGCGTTCGGCGCGTTCGCCGCCGGTGGCGCGGTGATCGGATCCGCCAAGCCGTACTCGTCCAGCCTGCTCGCCGGTGACGCGGCGTTCAACCTGCTCGTCCTCGCCGTCTTCCTCGGGCTCGCCACCGGTATGGCGGTGGCTCCGAAGCTAGCGCGACGGCTCGCGCACGACCGGCTGTTCGGGATCTCGATCGTCGCCGCGGGCCTGTGTCTCGTCGTGGTGGCGCTGTCGCCGCATCTCGCCGTTTCGCTGGTCGCGGTCGCCGCCGTCGGCGTCTGGGCGGGGACCGCGTTCCTGACCGGTGTCACGATCATCGGTTCGCGGATCGAGGATTCCATCCGCGGCCGGATCAACGCGATCTACCAGTCGCTGATGAAGATCGTGCTGTTCGGTGCGACGGTGCTGGTGCCGGTGCTGATCAGCCTGGTCCAGCCGACCGCGATCTCGGTGTGGGGCAGCACCATCACGATCGACGGCACGCGGCCGGTGATGATCGGCGGCGGCATCCTCGCGCTGCTCGCCGGCATCTTCGCGTACCGGCAGATGGACGACCGGCGGGCCGAGCCGATCCTCGCCGACCTCCGCAACGCCCTGCGCCGTAGCCCGCGTCGCGTGAACGGGCTGCTGATCGCGCTCGAAGGCACGCGGGCGATCAACACCGAGACGCAGGCCGCGCGGCTGGCCGAATGGCTGCGCGCCGGTACTCGTCCTGTCGTGCTGGCCGCCGACCCGGCGCTGGACGATCAGCGGCTCGCGAAGCTGGTCTCCGGTGCTTCGCTGTCCGGTGCGCGGGCGCAGGCGCTGGCCGCCGCCGCGGTGCGGGCGGACATCGTCGAACGGGACATCCAGCCGGCGCTCGACGCCGGGTCCGTCGTGGTGATGGAACGGTTCGTGGACTCGCCGCTGGCGCATCTGTCCGCGGTGGCCGGCCTGGACAGCCAGGAACTCGAAGGGCTCGCCGACTGGGCGACCGGCCGGTTGCGGCCCGACATCACCATCCTGCTCGACGCCGATCCCGGCACCGTGATGCGAAAGTCCGCATCACTGGACGCGCAGTGGCGGGTGCAGCATCTGCTCACGGAAATGGCCGCCGCCGACCCGGACCGGTACGTCGTGGTCGACGCGGAAGGCACCGAGGACGAGGTGAGCGACCGGGTGCGGACGGCGATCCGCGCGGTGCTCGTCGGCAGGCTCGCCGGGCTCGCTCCGGCGGAGGAAAAGGTCGAGGTGAGATGA
- a CDS encoding ESX secretion-associated protein EspG produces the protein MREPATVKELMRRAAEPVLRAVPERRSVYLGYDPEITDDEIRRLCPSYDEPADLVTQAERYAAKAAMLEEAGLMENGEIHPAAVRMHGVMLRGSVRGVLTGVFASAPRSVRVDCYGDGHQAVVWRMRAGRRTTFSLSDFGELGARVFGGLPHVPAGETEPMRIRIDGHGVPLPGQDEGVGLVADTLSRPRTGTAILDLVAFGGLNAEYPDYGFVIVDNDLGRFVLYAAPSEGWLMFGGMDRRALAGWLHEAVDLSRT, from the coding sequence ATGCGTGAACCGGCGACCGTGAAGGAACTGATGAGGCGCGCCGCCGAGCCGGTGCTGCGCGCCGTGCCCGAGCGGCGGAGCGTGTACCTGGGCTACGACCCCGAGATCACCGACGACGAGATCCGCCGTCTGTGCCCGTCGTACGACGAGCCGGCGGATCTCGTCACCCAGGCCGAGCGGTACGCGGCCAAGGCGGCGATGCTCGAAGAGGCAGGCCTGATGGAGAACGGCGAAATCCATCCCGCGGCGGTCCGGATGCACGGCGTGATGCTGCGAGGTTCGGTGCGAGGCGTCCTCACCGGCGTCTTCGCGTCCGCGCCCCGCTCGGTGCGCGTCGATTGCTACGGCGACGGGCATCAGGCGGTCGTCTGGCGGATGAGGGCGGGGCGGCGGACCACGTTCAGCCTGAGCGATTTCGGCGAGCTGGGCGCCCGCGTCTTCGGCGGGCTCCCGCATGTCCCCGCCGGTGAGACCGAGCCGATGCGCATCAGGATCGACGGGCACGGCGTGCCGCTGCCCGGCCAGGACGAAGGGGTCGGCCTGGTCGCGGACACGCTGAGCCGTCCGCGGACCGGCACGGCGATCCTCGATCTGGTCGCCTTCGGCGGACTGAACGCCGAGTACCCGGACTACGGCTTCGTGATCGTCGACAACGATCTGGGGAGGTTCGTGTTGTACGCCGCCCCTTCCGAAGGGTGGCTGATGTTCGGTGGAATGGACCGCCGGGCACTGGCGGGCTGGCTGCACGAGGCGGTGGATTTGAGCCGGACGTAG
- a CDS encoding FAD-dependent oxidoreductase, which translates to MSLGEFRGEVLRGTEWFGHDFTGQRVAVVAPGREAAQIVPEVVATARSVKVFQEEPDWVVPMPVPGPTVLGVAVARVFLRWQVKDPWIRRLLTPDRRFGSRRTAPGLGYYGALRRPGCKLITWPVYAFAPDGIRTAEGIEHQADVVVLGASSLFAKEGLPA; encoded by the coding sequence ATGAGCCTCGGTGAATTCCGGGGCGAGGTGCTGCGCGGCACCGAGTGGTTCGGGCACGACTTCACCGGGCAGCGTGTCGCCGTGGTCGCGCCCGGCCGCGAGGCGGCGCAGATCGTGCCCGAAGTGGTGGCCACCGCGCGTTCGGTGAAGGTGTTCCAGGAGGAGCCGGACTGGGTGGTGCCGATGCCGGTCCCCGGGCCGACCGTCCTCGGCGTCGCCGTCGCCCGGGTTTTCCTGCGCTGGCAGGTGAAAGACCCCTGGATCCGCAGGCTCCTTACGCCCGACCGCCGATTCGGCTCGCGGCGGACGGCGCCGGGACTCGGCTACTACGGCGCGCTCCGGCGGCCCGGCTGCAAGCTCATCACCTGGCCGGTCTACGCCTTCGCGCCCGACGGGATCCGCACGGCCGAAGGTATCGAGCATCAGGCGGACGTCGTCGTGCTCGGCGCCAGTTCGCTCTTCGCCAAGGAAGGACTTCCCGCATGA
- a CDS encoding ESX secretion-associated protein EspG, whose amino-acid sequence MFNGQVSTSTTAVFDVIDEVIAPLAAEVPERPSVMEFYDPELVVPPVLADEEPTPGLTLAEEVEQYTRFVSGMATIGLAPGGEVTPEAVGLYRALRGGFIRGVVTGVFPSRAEPWEVRFFGDEDYTTVLNKLGRRARLRSGFLSALPGWVFDGLPDHPPGTGETVRIETDAGGLIPVRAREAVEVIREGASRPRHGTVLVDLAVRNAILAEYPHGAFGLVDNDLGRYQFSAAMDGDGRWTLTWGPASRSTAEQWIVKAVQNHA is encoded by the coding sequence GTGTTCAATGGTCAGGTGAGCACTTCAACGACCGCTGTCTTCGACGTCATCGACGAGGTCATCGCCCCGCTGGCCGCCGAGGTTCCGGAGCGTCCCTCGGTGATGGAGTTCTACGATCCGGAGCTCGTCGTGCCGCCGGTCCTCGCCGACGAGGAGCCGACTCCGGGGCTCACGCTTGCCGAGGAGGTGGAGCAGTACACCCGGTTCGTGAGCGGGATGGCGACCATCGGGCTGGCCCCCGGCGGTGAGGTCACGCCCGAGGCCGTCGGGCTGTATCGCGCGCTGCGCGGCGGGTTCATCCGCGGCGTGGTGACCGGGGTGTTCCCGTCGCGCGCGGAGCCGTGGGAGGTCCGGTTCTTCGGCGACGAGGACTACACCACGGTGCTGAACAAGCTCGGCAGGCGAGCGCGGCTGCGGTCCGGTTTCCTCAGCGCGCTGCCGGGCTGGGTGTTCGACGGGCTGCCCGACCATCCGCCCGGCACCGGCGAGACGGTGCGCATCGAGACGGACGCGGGCGGGCTGATCCCGGTGCGGGCGCGGGAAGCCGTCGAGGTGATCCGTGAGGGTGCTTCGCGGCCGCGGCACGGCACGGTCCTCGTCGATCTCGCGGTGCGGAACGCCATCCTCGCCGAGTACCCGCACGGCGCGTTCGGCCTGGTGGACAACGACCTCGGCCGGTACCAGTTCAGCGCGGCGATGGACGGCGACGGCCGCTGGACGCTCACCTGGGGCCCGGCCAGCCGGTCGACGGCCGAGCAATGGATCGTGAAGGCGGTGCAGAACCATGCGTGA
- a CDS encoding NAD(P)/FAD-dependent oxidoreductase produces the protein MTPDHEIAIIGGGFSGIGAAILLHKAGFEDFLMLEEGDGVGGAWHWNTYPGVAVDIPSFSYQFSFEQISGWSRVYAPGRELKAYADYCVDKYDIRRRTRLGSKVVSATFDDETHLWRLETTEGWSMTARFVVGATGVLTQPKPPDIDGLDGFGGKVMHTARWDHGVDLRGKRVAVVGTGASAVQVIPSIAPEAGHLTVFQRTPIWCLPKPDAVLPRPARLALRRLPGAKLVSRLASQALVEVTFPLAAHFHNLLPTAGAGERIGRAHLRRAVKDPVTREKLTPRYALGCKRPSFSNEYLQTFDRDNVTLETTGIDAITGSGVRTADGTEHPVDVLVLATGFKVFEKGNMPAFTVRGSGGADLEKFWEENRFQAYQGVSVPGFPNLFTILGPYGYNGSSYFNLIETQTAHIIRCLRNARKTGATRVEVTHEANDRYFRSMLDRRKHQVFFQDSCSLANSYYFDANGDVPFRASPTLETMVTSRFFDLDDYAFADGR, from the coding sequence ATGACGCCGGACCACGAGATCGCGATCATCGGCGGAGGCTTCTCCGGTATCGGCGCCGCGATCCTGCTTCACAAGGCGGGTTTCGAGGACTTCCTGATGCTGGAAGAGGGCGACGGCGTCGGCGGTGCCTGGCACTGGAACACCTATCCGGGTGTCGCCGTCGACATCCCGTCGTTCAGCTACCAGTTCTCGTTCGAGCAGATCTCCGGCTGGTCGCGGGTCTACGCGCCGGGCCGCGAGCTGAAGGCGTACGCCGACTACTGCGTCGACAAGTACGACATCCGCCGCCGCACGCGCCTCGGCAGCAAGGTCGTCTCCGCGACCTTCGACGACGAAACGCACTTGTGGCGCCTCGAAACCACCGAGGGCTGGTCGATGACGGCACGGTTCGTGGTCGGTGCCACCGGCGTGCTCACCCAGCCGAAACCGCCGGACATCGACGGGCTCGATGGTTTCGGCGGCAAGGTCATGCACACCGCGCGCTGGGACCACGGCGTCGATCTGCGCGGTAAACGCGTCGCCGTTGTCGGCACCGGGGCTTCGGCCGTGCAGGTGATCCCGTCCATCGCGCCGGAGGCGGGTCACCTGACGGTGTTCCAGCGCACGCCGATCTGGTGCCTGCCCAAACCCGACGCCGTCCTGCCGCGGCCGGCGCGGCTCGCGTTGCGGCGGCTGCCGGGCGCGAAACTGGTGTCCCGCTTGGCCAGCCAGGCACTCGTCGAGGTGACCTTCCCGCTGGCCGCGCATTTCCACAATCTCCTGCCGACCGCGGGCGCGGGGGAGCGGATCGGGCGCGCGCATCTGCGCCGCGCGGTGAAGGACCCCGTGACCCGCGAGAAGCTCACGCCGCGTTATGCCTTGGGGTGCAAGCGGCCGAGCTTCTCCAACGAGTACCTCCAGACGTTCGACCGGGACAACGTCACGCTGGAGACCACGGGTATCGACGCGATCACCGGATCCGGAGTGCGCACCGCCGACGGCACCGAGCACCCGGTCGACGTCCTGGTGCTGGCGACCGGGTTCAAGGTGTTCGAGAAGGGCAACATGCCCGCCTTCACCGTGCGCGGATCCGGTGGTGCCGATCTGGAGAAGTTCTGGGAGGAGAACCGGTTCCAGGCCTATCAGGGTGTCAGCGTCCCCGGCTTCCCGAACCTGTTCACGATCCTCGGGCCCTACGGCTACAACGGTTCCTCGTACTTCAACCTGATCGAGACGCAGACCGCGCACATCATCCGGTGCCTGCGCAATGCCCGGAAGACCGGCGCGACCCGCGTCGAGGTCACGCACGAGGCCAACGACCGGTACTTCCGGAGCATGCTGGACCGCCGCAAGCACCAGGTCTTCTTCCAGGACAGCTGTTCACTGGCCAACAGCTACTACTTCGACGCGAACGGGGACGTGCCGTTCCGAGCCTCGCCCACGCTGGAAACCATGGTGACGAGCCGGTTCTTCGACCTCGACGACTACGCCTTCGCGGACGGCCGGTGA
- a CDS encoding DNA polymerase III subunit delta', producing the protein MTEAPALIGVWKQLVGQEPAARTLSTASAAAARIVDDQPVAPGAMTHAWLVTGPPGSGRSTAARVFAAALQCSTGTGCGECPGCRTVLAGTHADVKLVVPEGLSISVAEMRSLVQAAARRPTTGKWQVVIIEDSDRLTEGASNALLKAVEEPPDRTVFLLCAPSDHPDDVSVTIRSRCRLVTLRTPPPEAIAQVLMERDGIDPERARWAASVSSGHVGRARRLATDEAARQRRATVLRIPLGLRRPSDVFTCADQLISAAEADAGEESKVRDEAERSELRTAMGGDGIGKGVAGAKRAAEAAVKQLEKRQKSRATRTQRDTLDLALVDLAAFYRDVLVTASGAGATLNHPDHASEIAQAASAWAPDSILRRLEAVLECREAIDLNVKPRIAVEAMVTTLRQG; encoded by the coding sequence ATGACGGAAGCCCCTGCGCTGATCGGTGTCTGGAAGCAGCTCGTCGGCCAGGAGCCCGCCGCGCGCACGCTTTCCACGGCGTCGGCCGCGGCCGCGCGGATCGTCGACGACCAACCTGTCGCGCCCGGCGCGATGACGCATGCCTGGCTGGTCACCGGTCCGCCGGGTTCGGGGCGCTCGACGGCCGCGCGGGTCTTCGCGGCGGCGTTGCAGTGCAGCACCGGCACCGGATGCGGCGAATGCCCTGGCTGCCGCACCGTGCTGGCCGGGACGCACGCGGACGTCAAGCTCGTCGTGCCCGAAGGCCTTTCGATCTCCGTCGCGGAAATGCGTTCGCTGGTGCAGGCCGCCGCCCGCCGCCCGACCACCGGGAAGTGGCAGGTGGTGATCATCGAGGACTCCGACAGGCTGACCGAAGGCGCGTCGAACGCGTTGCTGAAGGCCGTCGAGGAGCCGCCGGACCGCACGGTGTTCCTGCTGTGCGCGCCGTCGGATCACCCGGACGACGTGTCGGTGACGATCCGCTCGCGGTGCCGTCTGGTCACGCTGCGGACGCCGCCGCCGGAGGCGATCGCGCAGGTGCTCATGGAGCGCGACGGCATCGATCCCGAACGCGCGCGGTGGGCCGCGTCCGTCTCGAGTGGACATGTCGGCCGTGCGCGGCGGCTCGCGACCGACGAGGCTGCCCGGCAACGGCGGGCGACCGTGCTGCGGATCCCGCTCGGCCTGCGCCGTCCGTCCGATGTGTTCACTTGCGCCGATCAGCTGATCAGCGCCGCGGAGGCCGACGCGGGCGAGGAGAGCAAGGTCCGCGACGAGGCCGAGCGTTCCGAACTCCGCACCGCGATGGGCGGCGACGGCATCGGGAAGGGCGTCGCCGGGGCGAAACGAGCCGCCGAAGCCGCCGTGAAGCAGCTCGAGAAGCGCCAGAAGTCCCGCGCGACCCGAACCCAGCGGGACACTCTCGACCTCGCGCTGGTGGACCTGGCCGCGTTCTACCGGGACGTGCTCGTGACCGCGAGCGGCGCGGGCGCCACGCTGAACCACCCCGACCACGCCTCGGAAATCGCGCAGGCCGCCTCCGCCTGGGCGCCGGACTCGATCCTGCGCCGGCTCGAAGCCGTCCTGGAATGCCGCGAGGCCATCGACCTGAACGTGAAGCCGAGGATCGCCGTCGAAGCCATGGTCACCACCCTGCGCCAAGGCTGA